Proteins from one Chloroflexota bacterium genomic window:
- a CDS encoding Hsp20/alpha crystallin family protein: MLKAFDEMDEFERQMDKMLYAYFPSEHRTRPREWRPATDVYETDEAVIVKMEIAGMDAADFTISFTDHTLTVEGARLDRESKLGYHLLEIPYGEFRVPVYLPGTFAEDRIDARYENGFLYITLPKHREEHHVLIRTPSA, translated from the coding sequence ATGCTCAAAGCGTTTGACGAAATGGACGAATTTGAACGGCAGATGGACAAGATGTTGTACGCCTATTTTCCAAGCGAACACCGAACCCGCCCGCGTGAATGGCGTCCGGCAACGGATGTCTACGAAACCGACGAAGCCGTCATTGTAAAAATGGAGATCGCGGGGATGGACGCCGCGGACTTTACAATTTCCTTCACCGACCACACGTTGACTGTCGAAGGCGCGCGGCTCGACCGCGAATCGAAACTCGGTTACCACTTGCTCGAAATTCCGTACGGTGAGTTTCGCGTGCCGGTCTATTTGCCGGGCACATTCGCCGAAGACCGGATCGACGCGCGGTACGAAAACGGTTTTCTCTACATCACCTTGCCCAAACATCGTGAAGAGCATCACGTGCTAATTCGCACGCCATCAGCGTAA
- a CDS encoding isoaspartyl peptidase/L-asparaginase, whose protein sequence is MAQLAIIVHGGAGDISDAEAKPHRRGVAIAAQIGWSVLRAGGSALDAAQAAIISMEDDPAFDAGYGSFLNRDGVVEMDASMMDGRTLDAGAVAGVQRVKNVIVLARRVMESEYTLFVARGAEEFAVAHGIALVENETLRSPAQIEIWKECQRNSSARDTTQDVAPRNGGTVGCVAVDRAGNIAAGTCTGGMKFKPAGRVGDSPIVGAGTYADNLLGGASATGWGEAITRVVLAKFAVDALAGNREPNVVAKTAIEYLAQRVGGTGGIILADREGRVGLAYNTSRMARAWITESSPQIIAEC, encoded by the coding sequence ATGGCACAACTAGCAATCATCGTTCATGGCGGCGCAGGCGATATCTCCGACGCGGAAGCCAAACCACATCGCCGCGGCGTCGCTATCGCCGCGCAAATCGGCTGGAGCGTTTTGCGCGCTGGTGGCTCGGCGCTCGACGCGGCGCAAGCCGCGATCATTTCGATGGAAGACGACCCAGCGTTCGACGCGGGGTACGGCTCGTTCCTCAATCGCGATGGCGTCGTCGAGATGGACGCAAGTATGATGGACGGACGCACACTCGACGCGGGCGCGGTCGCCGGCGTGCAACGCGTCAAGAACGTGATCGTGCTCGCGCGGCGCGTGATGGAAAGCGAGTACACGTTGTTCGTCGCGCGCGGCGCAGAAGAATTTGCGGTCGCGCACGGGATCGCGCTCGTTGAGAACGAAACGCTACGCTCGCCCGCACAGATCGAAATTTGGAAGGAGTGTCAGAGAAATTCATCGGCGCGCGATACGACCCAGGATGTCGCGCCGCGAAACGGCGGCACCGTCGGATGCGTCGCGGTGGATCGCGCGGGAAATATCGCGGCGGGCACTTGTACCGGCGGGATGAAATTCAAGCCCGCGGGTCGCGTCGGCGATTCGCCGATTGTCGGCGCGGGCACGTACGCGGACAATTTGCTCGGCGGCGCGTCGGCAACCGGCTGGGGCGAAGCGATCACGCGTGTCGTGCTCGCCAAGTTCGCGGTGGACGCACTCGCCGGCAACCGCGAACCGAACGTGGTTGCCAAGACAGCAATCGAATATCTCGCCCAACGCGTCGGCGGCACCGGTGGCATCATCCTCGCTGACCGAGAGGGGCGCGTCGGCTTGGCATACAATACGTCGCGTATGGCGCGGGCGTGGATCACCGAATCAAGCCCCCAAATCATCGCCGAGTGCTAG
- the rpoD gene encoding RNA polymerase sigma factor RpoD — protein MVKKATKAKTEKQVKGAIGRDEKRPRSQAAQTLRAALARLKTPPAPGSPLDEESTLAEELIKKGKDQGYLTQDDILVLFPEAESSLEQLEEMYIVLFDEGIPVVEAEKAHDEADAKAEEPKEDFDLSAIGIDDTVSLYLKEISRIPLLTAEQEVEYARGMETGKRARYRLTKNHVQNGERARLEQKIREGDLYRQKLIKANFRLVVSIAKKYIGRGVSFLDLIQEGNIGLIRAVEKFDHHRGFKFSTYATWWIRQAITRAIADQGRTIRVPVHMCERINKLTRVSRQLVQELGREPTSDEIAKELNTTSRKVERIIKISQRPLSLEMPVGEEQDSHLGDFIPDEMTLGPTDAASHQLLREQMEEILTSLSPREGRVLQLRFGLKDGKAHTLEEVGKKFGVTRERIRQIEAKALRKLRHPSRSRKLRDYLE, from the coding sequence ATGGTGAAAAAGGCAACAAAGGCGAAAACTGAAAAACAAGTGAAAGGCGCGATTGGGCGCGACGAAAAGCGACCGCGTTCGCAAGCGGCGCAGACTTTGCGCGCCGCGTTGGCGCGCCTTAAAACTCCGCCCGCGCCCGGCTCACCGCTCGATGAAGAATCCACGCTTGCGGAAGAGTTGATCAAAAAAGGCAAAGATCAAGGTTATTTGACCCAGGATGATATCCTGGTGCTCTTCCCGGAAGCCGAGTCGAGTCTCGAGCAACTCGAAGAAATGTACATCGTTCTCTTTGACGAGGGGATCCCGGTCGTTGAGGCGGAAAAGGCGCACGACGAAGCCGATGCCAAAGCAGAGGAACCGAAAGAAGATTTCGATCTCAGCGCGATCGGCATTGACGATACCGTTTCACTGTACCTCAAAGAAATTTCGCGCATTCCTTTGCTGACGGCAGAACAAGAAGTGGAATATGCGCGCGGGATGGAAACGGGCAAACGCGCGCGCTATCGTTTGACCAAGAATCATGTCCAAAACGGCGAACGCGCGCGCCTTGAGCAAAAGATTCGCGAGGGCGATCTGTATCGCCAGAAACTGATCAAAGCCAACTTTCGTCTCGTCGTTTCCATCGCGAAAAAATATATCGGGCGCGGCGTGTCGTTCCTCGACCTGATTCAAGAAGGCAACATCGGTTTGATTCGCGCGGTCGAAAAGTTCGATCACCATCGCGGTTTCAAGTTTTCGACGTATGCGACGTGGTGGATTCGCCAGGCGATCACGCGCGCGATTGCGGACCAAGGACGTACGATTCGCGTGCCGGTGCACATGTGCGAGCGCATCAACAAACTGACGCGCGTCTCGCGCCAACTCGTGCAAGAACTGGGTCGCGAGCCAACGAGCGACGAGATCGCGAAAGAGTTGAACACCACCTCGCGCAAGGTCGAGCGCATCATCAAGATTTCGCAGCGCCCATTGTCGCTCGAAATGCCGGTCGGCGAAGAACAAGATTCGCACCTCGGCGATTTCATCCCGGATGAAATGACGCTGGGTCCGACGGACGCGGCATCGCACCAACTGTTGCGCGAGCAGATGGAAGAAATTCTCACATCGCTCAGCCCGCGCGAGGGACGCGTGCTTCAACTGCGTTTCGGTTTGAAGGACGGCAAGGCGCATACGCTCGAAGAAGTCGGCAAGAAATTCGGCGTGACGCGCGAGCGCATTCGGCAGATCGAAGCCAAGGCGCTCCGCAAATTGCGCCATCCATCGCGATCGCGCAAGTTGCGCGATTACCTGGAGTGA
- a CDS encoding winged helix-turn-helix transcriptional regulator, protein MPPPEESLTLSSRARISARLEPALNALHSLLLLTKVEDVSGLGDWVIRTAHAMTPEERRLNDLVIIGFYFAVMPRRSWESFPAYLKHLQTTSPVALRDKMLEIYARKPGYGKTGALGIAPIPDMRAALKSADAYLEFLRQMFGAEKVNVEIETQAYKYVSNPPAMKKLIISHLRNMWKKYLAPEWDRVMPMLQEALQAVAHGDFSAMTRPEAYRWVTGHALDDDKWKKPFEESEQIIFVPSAHVGPYTGRHQAGNTFWVVFGARVPEGAQVVAPALSRADAIVRLGALTDDSRLRILKHIAEQGETRSQDIIQALGLSQPAVSRHLMQLVAIGYLTERRCDGAKCYALNRARIEETLRALDTFLLGR, encoded by the coding sequence ATGCCTCCACCCGAAGAATCCCTTACCCTGTCCAGTCGCGCGCGCATCAGCGCCCGATTGGAACCGGCGTTGAACGCGCTGCACAGTTTGCTGTTGCTGACCAAAGTCGAGGATGTGTCGGGCTTGGGCGACTGGGTCATTCGCACTGCTCACGCCATGACGCCGGAAGAGCGTCGCTTGAATGATTTGGTCATCATCGGTTTTTATTTTGCCGTGATGCCGCGCCGAAGTTGGGAGAGCTTCCCGGCTTACCTCAAACATCTCCAAACTACTAGCCCAGTCGCGCTGCGCGACAAGATGCTGGAGATCTATGCGCGCAAGCCGGGCTACGGCAAGACCGGTGCGCTAGGAATTGCTCCCATCCCAGACATGCGTGCGGCGCTCAAATCGGCGGATGCCTATTTGGAATTTTTGCGACAGATGTTTGGCGCTGAAAAAGTGAACGTCGAGATCGAAACCCAGGCGTACAAGTATGTTTCAAATCCGCCGGCGATGAAAAAATTGATCATATCCCATCTGCGAAATATGTGGAAAAAATATCTCGCGCCAGAATGGGATCGCGTTATGCCGATGTTGCAAGAAGCACTCCAAGCGGTCGCGCACGGCGATTTCAGCGCGATGACCCGACCCGAAGCATATCGCTGGGTCACGGGGCACGCGTTGGACGATGACAAATGGAAGAAACCGTTTGAAGAGAGCGAGCAGATAATTTTCGTACCGAGCGCGCATGTCGGTCCGTACACCGGCAGACATCAAGCCGGCAATACATTCTGGGTCGTCTTTGGCGCGCGCGTGCCAGAAGGCGCTCAAGTCGTAGCCCCGGCATTGAGTCGTGCGGACGCCATCGTGCGTCTCGGCGCGCTGACCGACGACAGCCGCTTGCGAATCTTAAAGCACATTGCCGAGCAAGGTGAAACGCGTTCGCAGGACATTATCCAGGCGCTCGGCTTGAGTCAGCCCGCGGTATCGCGGCACCTCATGCAACTTGTGGCGATCGGGTACCTCACGGAACGACGTTGTGACGGCGCGAAATGCTACGCGCTCAACCGGGCGCGCATCGAAGAAACCCTGCGCGCGTTGGACACATTCCTGCTCGGTCGCTGA
- a CDS encoding response regulator transcription factor — translation MNEAIRTLIVDAHALVRAGLKELIAHQAHIVIVGEAGNRDDAIALATQTQPELILLEFNLDESEHLDIIPALLGVAPHARIILVTAINDLQVHYRAVQAGVMGVVLKHQPPQVLFKAITKVHSGEAWLDRATIATMLTQMSRGKPKDDPDTQKIASLSQREREVITMIGKGLKNKQIADMLSISEVTVRHHLTSIFSKLEITDRLELIIYAYQHHLADLPH, via the coding sequence ATGAATGAAGCCATCCGCACCCTGATCGTTGACGCGCATGCGCTGGTTCGCGCCGGACTCAAGGAACTGATCGCTCATCAAGCGCACATTGTCATCGTCGGCGAAGCCGGGAATCGTGACGATGCCATCGCGCTGGCAACGCAAACGCAACCTGAACTGATTTTGCTAGAATTCAACCTCGATGAATCCGAGCATCTCGACATCATTCCCGCGTTACTGGGTGTCGCACCGCACGCGCGCATTATCCTCGTTACCGCGATCAACGACCTGCAGGTGCATTATCGCGCGGTCCAAGCCGGCGTGATGGGTGTCGTGCTCAAGCATCAGCCGCCCCAGGTTCTCTTCAAAGCCATCACCAAGGTTCATTCCGGCGAGGCGTGGCTCGACCGCGCGACGATTGCGACGATGCTTACTCAAATGTCGCGCGGCAAACCGAAGGACGATCCCGATACGCAAAAAATCGCCAGTCTGTCTCAGCGTGAACGCGAGGTCATTACGATGATCGGCAAAGGTCTGAAAAACAAACAGATTGCCGACATGCTCTCCATCAGCGAAGTCACGGTGCGACATCATCTCACTTCAATTTTCTCCAAACTCGAAATTACCGATCGCCTCGAATTGATCATTTACGCGTACCAACATCACCTAGCCGATTTGCCGCACTAA